A single region of the Nicotiana sylvestris chromosome 6, ASM39365v2, whole genome shotgun sequence genome encodes:
- the LOC138870191 gene encoding uncharacterized protein — protein MGFLQPVPQTRHNPASPAYKASVRCAYHSGAEGHDTNDCWTLRREVENLIEQGKIVLRDEEVPNVTNNPLPAHNNGSLIGIICEDKEFDPALKAIIAIVDIERKPKEAPKQEKGEKKTNTVKAELEKKAGTKTETMLPSKNEVLYIPRGRSEKPQRFEIKRAIPMYVSKGAYVVRGTIKPPWLNELVVIGRVPQKPMTDPSTVPWNYQQTLVTYKGKEITGKLPENTSAGKYSDIQEVNNATRKRFPPKKPVSTEEAEVFFQKMNMPDYEVVDQLRNYPEQVSMLSLLMRSAEHQKILLKTLNEAYVLAETLVEQLERMTEREDEQSIYRDPSIPYLEAREGFEHTDYQAFEVVLAEQYKEGSPCPQPFLSNVSIMVAKEMIRQGFKPGKGLGKSLQGITEPITLPSTKKLFGIGFQPAPKDEDWAKKRKNEGWKLPQPFPHLYETFVRPKYIEEEDDEAFTAEEIEEICGAMREMLYETHMVQLGEGTSTAEVLYMGPNVKLQNWEATPFPVRQESGYNSAALNNMTCLRTSRPDPNELFNCEIMNQEPEYDEEEAFREINLELEHFDNKPMPNLNDTEPVNLGTLEEVRETKISIHTDEKTRNAIIQLLFELKDVFAWSYDDMLGLGIDLVVHKLPIYPGCPPVQQKQRKFKTDISDKIKEEITK, from the exons atgggtttcttgcaaccagtccctcaaacaaggcacaatccagcatcacctgcttacaaagctagtgtcaggtgtgcttatcattcgggagcagaagggcatgataccaatgattgttggactttaagaagGGAGGTAGAGAACTTAATAGAACAGGGAAAGATAGtattaagggacgaggaggtcccaaatgtgaccaacaatccgttgcccgctcacaataatgggtcGTTGATTGGGATAATCTGTGAGGACAAGGAGTTTGATCCTGccctgaaagctataatcgccattgtcgataTAGAGAGAAAGCCTAAAGAAGCCCCGAAgcaagagaaaggggaaaagaagactaaTACTGTCAAAGCTGAGCTCGAGAAGAAGGCTGGGACAAAGACGGAGACGATGTTGCCTTCGAAGAATGAAGTTCTCTATATTCCACGAGGTCGATCAGAGAAGCCACAAAGATTCGAAATAAAAAGGGCAATACCGATGTACGtgtcgaaaggggcctatgtggtccgggggacgattaaaCCGCCTTGGCTGAATGAGctagtggttatcggacgcgtgccacagaagccaatgacagacccgtctacggtaccgtggaattatcaacaaacattggttacatacaaagggaaagaaatcacggggaaacttccagaaaatacttctgCTGGAAAATATTCAGACATTCAAGAAGTGAACAATGCCACACGGAAGcgcttcccacccaagaagcctgtaagcaCTGAAGAGGCAGAGGTTTTCTTCCAGAAGATGAATATGCCTGACTATGAAGTGGTGGACCAGTTGCGCAACTACCCTGAGCAAGTGTCTATGCTATCTTTGTTAATGAGGTCTGCCGAACATCAGAAGATCTTGCTCAAAACCTTGAACGAAGCGTATGTACTGGCTGAGACTTTAGTTGAACAACTTGAAAGAATGACGGAAAG agaagacgaacaatctatttatcgggacccatccatcccatatctcgAAGCAAGGGAAGGGTTTGAGCACACAGATTATCAGGCTTTTGAAGTTGTGCTGGCGGAACAGTATAAAGAAGGGAGCCCTTgtccccaacctttcttgtccaacgTTTCAATCATGgttgctaaagaaatgatccgtCAGGGATTCAAACCAGGAAAAGGGCTTGGAAAATCACTGCAAGGAATAACTGAACCgatcaccttgccttccactaaGAAACTCTTTGGGATAGGCTTCCAACCagctccaaaagatgaagattgggcaaagaagagaaaaaatgaggggtggaagttgcctcaaccattTCCACATTTGTACGAAACTTTCGTCAGACCAAAGtacattgaagaagaagatgacgaggcctttacggccgaagagattgaagaaatatgtggggcaatgagagaaatgctttaCGAAACTCACATGGTTCAGctgggagaaggcacaagcaccgctgaggtgctatacATGGGGCCAAATGTTAAGCTTCAAAATTGGGAGGCCACACCGTTCCCAGTTaggcaggagtccgg TTATAATagtgcggctttaaataatatgacatgcttgcggacttcacgcccagatccaaACGAGTTGtttaactgtgaaataatgaaccaagaaccggaatatgacgaagaagaggcttttagggaaataaatctaGAACTGGAACACTTTGATAATAAACCTATGCCGAatttgaatgacaccgaaccggttaacttgggaactcttgaagaagtccgagaaaccaaaataagcattcacacagatgagaaAACGCGCAATGCAATAATTCAACTCCTCTTTGAATtaaaagatgtgtttgcttggtcatacgatgacatgctaGGATTAGgtattgatctagtggtgcataaattgccaatttaccctggttgtcctccagttcaacagaagcagaggaagttcaagactgatatcagtgataagatcaaagaagaaatcacaaagtaG
- the LOC104242915 gene encoding putative late blight resistance protein homolog R1A-10 has product MEVAEYASSGNTSYQMRLLSFNESWGLQHKKVFEKDCFSPEFEKIGKEITLKCGGLPLAITVIAGFLSKIGKTLNEWQSVAEKVRSMVSTDVDVQCMRVLALSYHQLPHHLKTCFLYFAIFPEDEEIYVDKLVELLAAEGFLKVEETKSIEEVAEKCLQDLIDRSSLSIDYEIFFGETKYCRIHDVIREICLKEARNMNIENFIGENNGQNPSALSIHFSSNSRGRTSTQLNYRIIGKKLARSCPNNEARSIFFLNSKSGFMSELLPFRLVRVLDLALMNFIVFPSGLLDLIHLRYLALRLSPSVHYYLGKETPSSIDIPPSISRLCAAPLDPLRFLKMRGPSPTHAVPPLLLPPADAFPQNLKALTLCMTCLWWKDLSIVGKLPKLEVLKLIGDACKGKEWEAADHGFPRLKFLYLRDVDFQYWRAGCHHFPFLERLAILYCPYLDSIPQDFADITTLARISLTGCPESFGNSAKQIQQDMLDNYGNSSLVVNIVRHLLP; this is encoded by the exons ATGGAAGTGGCTGAATATGCTAGCTCAGGTAACACTTCTTATCAAATGCGCCTTTTAAGTTTTAATGAAAGTTGGGGTTTACAGCACAAAAAAGTCTTTGAGAAAGATTGTTTCTCTCCTGAATTTGAAAAGATTGGAAAAGAAATTACATTAAAATGCGGAGGATTACCTCTAGCAATTACTGTGATTGCTGGATTTCTCTCCAAAATTGGTAAAACATTGAATGAGTGGCAAAGTGTTGCTGAGAAAGTAAGGTCAATGGTAAGCACTGATGTTGACGTCCAATGCATGAGAGTGCTTGCTTTGAGTTACCATCAGTTGCCACATCACCTAAAAACATGTTTTCTGTATTTTGCAATCTTCCCAGAGGATGAAGAGATTTATGTCGATAAACTTGTGGAATTATTGGCAGCGGAGGGATTTTTGAAGGTAGAAGAGACGAAAAGCATAGAAGAAGTGGCAGAAAAATGTCTACAAGATTTAATAGATAGAAGTTCACTTTCCATCGATTATGAGATATTTTTTGGAGAGACGAAGTATTGTAGAATACATGACGTGATCCGTGAAATCTGCTTGAAGGAAGCTCGAAACATGAATATAGAGAATTTTATTGGAGAAAACAATGGTCAAAATCCAAGTGCACTATCCATTCATTTTTCCTCAAATAGTCGAGGTCGGACCAGTACCCAATTGAACTACCGTATTATTGGGAAAAAATTGGCTAGATCGTGTCCTAATAATGAGGCTCgttctattttctttttgaatAGTAAGTCAGGGTTCATGTCAGAGTTGTTGCCTTTCAGGCTAGTAAGAGTACTAGATCTTGCATTAATGAACTTTATTGTTTTTCCCAGTGGGTTACTTGATCTAATTCACTTGAGATACCTAGCTTTGCGTCTTTCTCCTAGCGTGCATTACTATCTAGGAAAAGAGACTCCCTCATCAATAGATATTCCTCCTTCCATATCTAGACTAT GTGCTGCTCCACTAGATCCtttgaggtttctgaaaatgcgAGGTCCAAGTCCTACACATGCTGTTCCACCTTTGCTCCTACCTCCTGCGGATGCTTTTCCACAAAATCTGAAGGCATTAACTCTTTGTATGACTTGTTTGTGGTGGAAGGATTTGAGCATTGTTGGTAAATTGCCCAAACTCGAAGTTCTTAAACTAATAGGTGATGCCTGTAAAGGCAAAGAGTGGGAAGCAGCGGACCATGGTTTTCCTCGCTTGAAGTTCTTGTACCTGCGAGACGTGGATTTTCAATACTGGAGAGCTGGTTGTCATCACTTTCCCTTCCTTGAACGACTAGCTATTTTATATTGTCCTTATTTGGATTCAATCCCTCAAGATTTTGCAGATATAACCACGCTTGCTCGTATTAGTTTAACTGGGTGTCCAGAATCTTTTGGGAATTCTGCCAAGCAAATTCAACAGGACATGCTAGACAACTATGGTAATTCCTCCCTTGTGGTCAATATAGTAAGACATCTTCTTccttaa
- the LOC138868166 gene encoding putative late blight resistance protein homolog R1A-3 translates to MPQLRHLCLGWNYLYYHELTDNSLVLKNLRYLSMWNPWYCTGSFFRLFPNLKVLQIWGVEEDFRSRKDLYDFRCLDQLEELGFCMSHADYHACFLESITPSGATPQDPLRFLKMRGPTPPDVVPPWLLPPPDAFPQNLKTLTLFNTCLCWKNLSIVGKLPKLEVLKLIVNACKGKEWEVADHGFPRLKFLYLEEVDFQYWRASCHHFPCLERLVIGGCYSLDSIPRDFADITTLAHIVVWSCAESVGNSAKQIQQDMLDNYGSSSLVVHIELEFKPIEEEEEEDDKEEEEEEEDDEEEEEEEDEEEEEEDDEEEETY, encoded by the exons ATGCCACAACTGAGGCACCTCTGTTTGGGCTGGAATTACTTGTATTATCATGAGCTTACAGATAACAGTTTGGTTCTGAAAAATTTGCGATATCTCTCAATGTGGAATCCTTGGTATTGTACTGGATCTTTCTTCAGACTATTTCCCAATTTAAAGGTGTTGCAAATATGGGGTGTTGAAGAAGACTTCCGTAGTCGCAAGGACCTCTATGATTTTCGTTGCTTAGATCAACTCGAAGAATTGGGATTTTGTATGTCTCATGCAGATTATCATGCTTGCTTTCTAGAAAGCATTACACCTTCAGGTGCTACTCCACAAGATCCtctgaggtttctgaaaatgcgAGGTCCAACTCCTCCAGATGTTGTTCCACCTTGGCTCCTACCTCCTCCGGATGCTTTTCCACAAAATCTGAAGACATTAACTCTTTTTAACACTTGTTTGTGCTGGAAGAATTTGAGCATTGTTGGTAAATTGCCCAAACTCGAGGTTCTTAAACTAATAGTTAATGCCTGTAAAGGCAAAGAGTGGGAAGTAGCGGACCACGGTTTTCCTCGGTTGAAGTTCTTGTACCTTGAAGAAGTGGATTTTCAGTACTGGAGAGCTAGTTGTCATCACTTTCCATGCCTTGAACGATTAGTTATTGGAGGTTGTTATTCTTTGGATTCAATCCCTCGAGATTTTGCAGATATAACCACACTTGCTCATATTGTTGTATGGAGTTGTGCAGAATCTGTTGGGAATTCTGCCAAGCAAATTCAACAGGACATGCTAGACAACTATGGTAGTTCCTCCCTTGTGGTCCATATA GAGCTCGAGTTCAAGCCTatagaggaagaggaagaggaagacgacaaagaagaggaagaggaagaggaagacgatgaagaagaggaagaggaagaagacgaagaagaggaagaggaagacgatgaagaagaagaaacatatTGA
- the LOC104242914 gene encoding putative late blight resistance protein homolog R1B-14, with protein sequence MAYAAITSFMSTINQSMQLTGCNLLSFYEKLESLRSIMEKPCNITEDIEALTSLEAEIKEVVFNAEDKIDSRSIKVLDSKTPTLRSNAFWKLCCCLEQAVERIDSIMKQWMAIRDWYTNIKGLKAQKFSLASIPERAVEPENIMVGHESEFEMMQDRLARGSSELEVVSIVGMGGIEYCARNVLLGLLSSISGRTNEYFEQDDGQLADQLQKLLKGRRYLILIDDIWTSEAWDNIKLCFPDYTNGSRILLTTRNVEVAKYASSGNPPCQMRLLDFNESWDLLYKKVFEKDCFSSEFEKIGKGIALKCGGLPLAITVIAGLLSKIGKALDEWQSVSEKVSSMVSTDVDVQCMRVLALSYHHLPHYLKACFLYFAIFPEDERFMSINS encoded by the exons ATGGCTTATGCTGCTATTACTTCTTTTATGAGCACCATAAATCAATCAATGCAACTTACTGGATGTAATTTGCTGTCATTCTATGAGAAACTTGAATCCTTGAGATCTATTATGGAGAAACCCTGTAATATAACAGAGGATATTGAAGCGCTGACAAGCTTGGAAGCTGAAATCAAAGAGGTAGTATTCAATGCAGAAGATAAGATTGACTCGAGATCAATAAAAGTTCTTGATTCAAAAACACCAACTTTACGGAGCAACGCTTTCTGGAAACTCTGTTGTTGCTTGGAACAAGCAGTAGAACGCATTGATTCCATCATGAAGCAGTGGATGGCGATACGGGACTGGTACACTAACATCAAAGGTTTGAAAGCACAAAAGTTTTCTCTAGCCAGTATACCTGAACGTGCTGTAGAGCCCGAGAATATTATGGTTGGCCATGAAAGTGAGTTCGAGATGATGCAGGATCGACTTGCAAGAGGATCAAGTGAACTAGAAGTTGTCTCGATTGTAGGGATGGGCGGCATCG AGTATTGCGCGAGAAATGTACTACTAGGACTTCTTTCTTCTATAAGTGGAAGGACTAATGAATATTTCGAGCAAGATGATGGCCAACTAGCAGACCAACTGCAAAAGCTTCTAAAAGGCAGGAGATACTTGATCCTCATTGATGACATATGGACTTCAGAAGCTTGGGATAATATAAAGTTATGTTTCCCGGACTACACCAATGGAAGCCGAATACTCTTAACCACTCGGAATGTGGAAGTAGCTAAATATGCTAGCTCAGGTAATCCTCCTTGTCAAATGCGTCTTTTAGATTTTAATGAAAGTTGGGATTTACTGTACAAAAAGGTCTTCGAGAAAGATTGTTTCTCTTCTGAATTtgaaaaaattggaaaaggaATTGCATTAAAATGCGGAGGATTACCTCTTGCAATTACTGTGATTGCTGGACTTCTCTCCAAAATTGGTAAAGCATTGGATGAGTGGCAAAGTGTTTCCGAGAAAGTAAGTTCAATGGTAAGCACTGATGTTGACGTCCAATGCATGAGAGTGCTTGCTTTGAGTTACCATCACTTGCCACATTACCTAAAAGCATGTTTTCTGTATTTTGCAATCTTCCCAGAGGATGAAAGATTTATGTCAATAAACTCTTGA
- the LOC104212759 gene encoding disease susceptibility protein LOV1-like: protein MAYAAITSFMSTINQSMQLTGCNLQSFYEKLESLRSIMEKPCNITEDIEALTSLEAEIKEVVFNAEDKVDSRSIKVLYSKTPTLRSNAFWKLCCCLEQAIECIDSIMKQWMAIRDWYTNIKGLKAQKFSLASIPERAVEPENIMVGHESEFEMMQDQLARGSSELEVVSIIGMGGIGKTTLANKLYTDPFIMSHFDIRGKVTVSQEYCEKCTTRPSFFNKWKD, encoded by the coding sequence ATGGCTTATGCTGCTATTACTTCTTTTATGAGCACCATAAATCAATCAATGCAACTTACTGGATGTAATTTGCAGTCGTTCTATGAGAAACTTGAATCCTTGAGATCTATTATGGAGAAACCCTGTAATATAACAGAGGATATTGAAGCACTGACAAGCTTGGAAGCTGAAATCAAAGAGGTAGTATTCAATGCAGAAGATAAGGTTGACTCGAGATCAATAAAAGTTCTTTATTCAAAAACACCAACTTTACGGAGCAACGCTTTCTGGAAACTCTGTTGTTGCTTGGAACAAGCGATAGAATGCATTGATTCCATCATGAAGCAGTGGATGGCAATACGGGACTGGTACACTAACATCAAAGGTTTGAAAGCACAAAAGTTTTCTCTAGCCAGTATACCTGAACGTGCTGTAGAGCCCGAGAATATTATGGTTGGCCATGAAAGCGAGTTCGAGATGATGCAGGATCAACTTGCCAGAGGATCAAGTGAACTAGAAGTTGTCTCCATTATAGGGATGGGTGGCATCGGCAAGACAACTTTAGCTAACAAGCTTTACACAGATCCATTCATTATGTCTCACTTTGACATTCGTGGAAAAGTTACTGTTTCACAAGAGTATTGCGAGAAATGTACTACTAGGCCTTCTTTCTTCAATAAGTGGAAGGACTAG